In Malassezia vespertilionis chromosome 7, complete sequence, the following proteins share a genomic window:
- a CDS encoding uncharacterized protein (BUSCO:EOG09262JWJ; COG:J; EggNog:ENOG503NW69): MPPKKAAATTEKPRLGRPSNNLRMGIVGLPNVGKSTLFNTIAKCDLGKAANFPYATIEPEEARVPVPDDRFLWLVDAYKPKSEVPAFLTCIDIAGLTAGASTGVGLGNSFLSNVRNVDGIFQVIRAFDDADIIHVEGDVDPTRDMNIISTELRLKDIEWAEKALDEARKNARSAGNNSLEDRKKKEEVAVIEKILKVLKEDDMDVRKGDWNGKEVELINTLRLLTAKPVIYLVNLSERDYARKKNKWLPKIKEWIDQNNPGDLLIPFSAALEEQLYVKDEDEQGQQEYLKTMGEGVASALPKITKSGYDSLDLIRYFTAGPDEVRAWSIRRGLKAPQAAGVIHTDFENKFVCGEIMSFEDLKAAGSENAVRAAGKLSQKGKTYEMVDGDIAHWKAGA, translated from the exons ATGCCACCAAAGAAGGCTGCCGCTACCACAGAGAAGCCGCGTTTGGGCCGTCCTTCGAATAACCTGAGGATGGGCATTGTCGGCCTGCCCAACGTCGGCAAGTCTACCCTGTTCAACACGATTGCCAAGTGCGATCTCGGCAAAGCGGCCAATTTTCCATACGCGACGATCGAGCCGGAAGAGGCACGCGTTCCTGTCCCTGACGACCGTTTTCTCTGGCTTGTCGACGCCTACAAGCCCAAATCCGAGGTGCCCGCGTTTTTGACATGTATCGATATTGCGGGGCTTACCGCCGGTGCAAGCACTGGTGTCGGTCTAGGTAACTCTTTCTTGTCCAATGTGCGCAATGTGGATGGGATCTTCCAGGTGATCCGCGCGTTTGACGACGCAGACATTATCCATGTTGAGGGCGATGTGGACCCAACGCGCGACATGAATATCATCTCCACCGAGCTGCGCCTTAAGGATATTGAGTGGGCCGAAAAAGCGCTTGATGAGGCACGCAAGAACGCACGATCTGCCGGGAACAACTCGCTCGAGGACCGCAAGAAAAAGGAGGAGGTCGCCGTTATTGAAAAGATTCTCAAGGTGCTCAAGGAGGACGAcatggacgtgcgcaaggGAGACTGGAACGGCAAGGAG GTCGAACTGATCaacacgctgcgcctgcttaCCGCCAAGCCTGTCATTTACCTAGTCAACCtgagcgagcgcgactATGCACGCAAGAAGAATAAATGGCTCCCCAAGATCAAAGAGTGGATCGACCAGAACAATCCCGGCGATCTTTTGATTCCGTTCTCGGCCGCACTTGAGGAGCAGCTGTACGTGAAGGATGAAGACGAACAAGGACAGCAAGAGTACCTCAAAACCATGGGCGAGGGCGTTGCAAGTGCGCTGCCCAAGATCACCAAGAGTGGTTATGATAGTCTCGACTTGATTCGCTACTTCACCGCCGGGCCCGATGAGGTGCGCGCCTGGTCGATCCGCCGCGGTCTcaaggcgccgcaggcCGCTGGTGTGATTCACACCGACTTTGAGAACAAGTTTGTGTGTGGCGAGATTATGTCGTTTGAAGACCTCAAAGCTGCCGGCAGCGAAAATGCCGTGCGTGCCGCCGGCAAGCTCTCACAGAAAGGCAAGACGTACGAGATGGTCGACGGTGACATCGCACACTGGAAGGCCGGTGCATAA
- the RRP6 gene encoding exosome nuclease subunit (EggNog:ENOG503NVCS; COG:J; BUSCO:EOG0926158Y), with product MEAQLGELSAALEAATQSAAQVPGRTDLDFYCSIDAGLQQSLARVREQLQATMVSMHAWLNDETHADNDELITSMTMPASFSSAIGDQVDQLLERADIYMDEFVGRRNVHETAKPDPAPSDALPASGPLPPHILNAQIPKPQRLFTTQPDNRAEQVWKRPLRFGKPHALVPQGYVDPAWNVRPDAVIAGMYGTEADARLNPYHVEIHRTPVPKAAFAEPVPVQPAPLDVSDPSKSTKACTFQWVDSADKLNTLLSHLQEPRVQEIAVDLEHHSKHSYLGLVSLMQISTRWGDWIVDTLVDDIRENAEQLNAVFTDPAKILVLHGADHDILWLQRDLGVYVTNLFDTYHATNVLNFSVHSLAYLLARYIEFDADKRFQLADWRIRPLPREMLFYARSDTHSLLYVYDRLRQELLAQGGEQAIAEVFVRSRATASKAYAKEPWDEDGNARGGWRTLWLRHGGDLALASPEKKAIEAMGKEERLARRLHRWRDQVARAEDEGAQYILSASNLLHIVFRMPCTAEEVKRTVPPTAQAVRARSAELAKVIQDEVRAWEDATRRRQDQGAAQLDELVQEEADDCGEAVVMPTPATGRVQGHQGAQIQAQLWETRPVQAEHHAPQLFNGMLTADPHGRISEAHVRASAPKRTSLFETPAYMQASVGTSSTLARIRGECVGMLERLVGGRAEDGGRVEEGQMGANVGAGFEASERTSTGADLEANERANVGAYTQTSTNTAPPTPDPIVQVSKKRWSKDKKRKCKEPTELTPSLEPFDYSNATSVLETARREEGLGLLGTQDASKRKSKHQDTKKSKSAKRKSDVRSGNRGKTFV from the coding sequence ATGGAAGCGCAGCTCGGAGAAttgagcgcggcgcttgaagccgcgacgcagagcgcggcgcaggtcCCTGGCCGCACGGATTTGGATTTTTACTGCTCGATCGATGCTGGTCTGCAGCAGTCGCTCGCTCGCGtccgcgagcagctgcaagcAACAATGGTCTCGATGCATGCGTGGCTCAACGACGAGACGCATGCTGACAATGACGAGTTGATTACAAGCATGACCATGCCAGCATCGTTCTCGAGTGCTATTGGCGATCAGGTAGACcagctgctggagcgcgcagACATATACATGGACGAATTTGTGGGGCGGCGCAACGTGCACGAAACGGCGAAGCCCGACcctgcgccgagcgacgcACTTCCTGCCAGCGGCCCTCTTCCTCCCCATATTCTGAATGCGCAGATCCCCAAGCCACAGCGCCTCTTCACGACACAGCCTGACaaccgcgccgagcaggtGTGGAAACGCCCACTGCGCTTCGGCAAaccgcacgcgctcgtgcCCCAAGGCTATGTGGATCCTGCGTGGAATGTCCGGCCGGACGCGGTGATTGCAGGCATGTACGGTACAGAggccgatgcgcgcctgAATCCGTATCATGTCGAGATCCACCGCACGCCCGTGCCGAAAGCGGCGTTTGCCGAGCCAGTGCCTGTgcagccagcgccgctggacgtgTCGGACCCCAGCAAGTCGACAAAAGCATGCACGTTCCAGTGGGTCGATTCTGCAGACAAGTTGAACACGCTTCTCTCCCACCTACAAGAGCCACGCGTGCAAGAAATTGCCGTCGACTTGGAGCACCATAGCAAACACTCCTACTTGGGCCTCGTCTCGCTCATGCAAATCAGCACGCGGTGGGGCGATTGGATTGTCGATACCCTGGTAGACGACATCCGCGAaaatgccgagcagctcaacGCAGTGTTTACTGACCCAGCCAAGATCCTTGTCCTCCACGGCGCTGACCATGACATTTTATGGCTGCAACGCGACCTGGGTGTGTACGTGACAAACTTGTTCGATACGTATCATGCCACCAACGTGCTCAACTTTTCTGTTCACTCGCTCGCCTACCTCCTTGCTCGCTACATTGAGTTCGACGCGGACAAGCGAttccagctcgccgactGGCGCATCCGCCCATTGCCGCGCGAGATGCTATTTTACGCACGCAGTGACACACATTCGCTCTTGTACGTCTACGATCGTCTCCGTCAGGAGCTGCTTGCCCAGGGCGGTGAGCAAGCGATTGCCGAGGTGTTTGTAAGGAGCCGCGCTACTGCGTCCAAAGCGTATGCCAAAGAGCCGTGGGATGAGGACGGCAACGCCCGCGGCGGATGGCGTACATTGTGGCTCCGGCACGGCGGCGATCTTGCGCTAGCCTCGCCGGAGAAGAAGGCTATAGAGGCTATGGGCAAGGAGGAGCGTCTCGCACGCCGCCTGCACCGATGGCGGGATCAGGTTGCGCGGGCGGAGGACGAAGGCGCACAGTATATCCTGTCTGCGTCGAACCTGTTGCATATTGTCTTCCgcatgccgtgcacggcagAAGAAGTGAAGCGTACCGTGCCACCGACGGCGCaggctgtgcgtgcgcgcagtgcagagCTTGCCAAGGTGATCCAGGACGAGGTACGCGCTTGGGAAGATGCTACGCGGAGGCGGCAGGACCAGGGTGCGGCACAGCTTgacgagcttgtgcagGAAGAGGCGGATGATTGCGGTGAAGCCGTCGTAATGCCGACACCCGCAACAGGCCGCGTGCAAGGCCACCAAGGCGCACAGATccaagcgcagctgtgGGAGACTCGGCCAGTGCAAGCAGAGCaccatgcgccgcaacttTTCAACGGAATGCTCACGGCAGACCCGCATGGGAGGATTTCAGAGGCACAtgtgcgcgccagcgcgccgaaacgTACGTCTTTGTTTGAGACGCCTGCATACATGCAGGCGTCTGTGGGAACGTCGAGTACACTTGCGAGAATCCGGGGTGAATGTGTTGGTATGCTTGAAAGGTTGGTTGGCGGGCGTGCAGAAGACGGGGGAAGAGTGGAAGAGGGGCAGATGGGAGCCAACGTGGGTGCAGGTTTCGAGGCAAGCGAGCGTACCAGCACCGGCGCAGACCTCGAGGCAAACGAGCGTGCCAATGTTGGTGCCTACACGCAAACATCTACTAATACTGCCCCTCCCACACCCGATCCAATCGTTCAAGTAAGCAAGAAGCGATGGTCCAAAGACAAGAAACGCAAATGCAAAGAACCCACCGAGCTCACTCCCAGCCTCGAGCCCTTCGACTACAGCAATGCGACCTCTGTCCTAGAGacagctcgccgcgaaGAGGGCCTGGGCCTGCTTGGCACGCAAGACGCCTCGAAACGCAAATCCAAGCACCAAGATACCAAGAAGAGCAAGTCGGcaaagcgcaagagcgatgtgcgcagcggaaACCGCGGGAAGACGTTCGTTTAG
- a CDS encoding ribonuclease H (EggNog:ENOG503NYTC; COG:L; BUSCO:EOG09263OWL), with protein sequence MDAAVVPSVCDGALYASYTYTSPIPDGCVSKGSERISCVLGVDEAGRGPVLGPLVYGIAYCPEHAQEQLHEIGFAGALSTQLTADSKTLTAEKRDGLLAALLENNGTIGWAVRVMSPQDIAAGMLRRRPHNLNAQSSDSTVLLIREILDSGVDITKIFVDTVGEPNAYARLLRSHFPRHPHIEWTVTRKADAIYPVVGAASIAAKVTRDRCLENWTYAEPSLPSLPELGVPGDKRKRAEDSDAWETGSGYPGDPRTVQYLHQTLDPLFGWAGIVRFSWATAKTLLEARASGGGEDDALRTSLAGTPLPASSRAYSVRWIDEPATLTHFFSKGAVPQSTHAHSDALQKDRAASQKHRHAIWRDLALGTACAADLFM encoded by the exons ATGGACGCGGCGGTTGTACCGTCGGTTTGTGACGGCGCGTTGTATGCGTCGTACACGTACACTTCGCCGATTCCCGACGGCTGTGTAAGCAAGGGATCGGAGCGTATTTCTTGCGTGCTGGGTGTAGACGAAGCGGGGCGGGGACCCGTGCTCG GGCCGCTCGTCTATGGAATCGCGTACTGTCCCGAGCATGCAcaggagcagctgcacgagATTGGGTTTGCAGGTGCGTTGTCCACACAGCTCACAGCAGACTCCAAGACACTCACTGCGGAGAAACGCGATGGAttgctggcggcgctgttgGAAAACAACGGGACGATTGGTTGGGCAGTACGGGTGATGTCGCCGCAGGATATCGCCGCAGGCATGCTACGGAGACGCCCGCATAATCTGAatgcgcaaagcagcgaCTCTACCGTGCTGCTTATAAGGGAAATACTCGACTCGGGCGTTGATATCACAAAAATATTTGTGGACACGGTCGGCGAGCCGAATGCGTACGCACGCCTTTTGCGGTCCCATTTCCCGCGGCACCCGCATATCGAGTGGACTGTGACGCGCAAGGCAGATGCTATATATCCTGTTGTTGGCGCTGCGAGTATTGCGGCAAAGGTCACGCGCGATCGGTGCCTGGAAAACTGGACGTACGCCGagccgagcttgccgagtCTACCCGAGCTGGGCGTGCCGGGagacaagcgcaagcgtgcaGAAGACAGCGATGCTTGGGAGACCGGTAGCGGCTACCCCGGCGACCCACGCACCGTGCAGTACTTGCACCAGACACTCGACCCGCTCTTTGGCTGGGCAGGAATTGTGCGCTTTAGTTGGGCCACGGCCAAGACACTGCTGgaggcgcgtgcgagcggcggcggcgaagacgatgcgctgcgcacctcgcTCGCGGGCACGCCCTTGCCGGCATCCTCGCGAGCCTACTCGGTGCGCTGGATCGACGAGCCCGCAACACTCACACACTTTTTTTCCAAaggcgcagtgccgcaaAGCACACACGCACACAGCGACGCACTGCAAAAGGaccgcgccgcctcgcAAAAGCATCGGCATGCGATATGGCGCGATCTGGCACTCGGTacggcatgcgccgcagattTGTTCATGTAG
- a CDS encoding uncharacterized protein (COG:G; EggNog:ENOG503NXWA; CAZy:GH5; TransMembrane:1 (i246-269o)), with the protein MAEEDFVSAVGHRASLSSSVDVPFYQAEEVLSSQTHAADAPLSDAQKARLPLNRMPYLNQGTTQNTRASKLGDAAGSAPRLGTPDFSTLESHGFTEEMNKHFSVASGDTSTHFAMPRDEYATIKPLSGMSNSASSSNVADTAPVADAADVPAAERNDPFVEVPVGYNYAYLDAEKPTSAAPAKRRQKIAKSAGVGAGAAGAAGAAGTFGAGADAVNTANYTGPNIDSEKGEPLQQPGGVFSGWRKWALLLLAIIVVLGIALGVGLGVGLTKNDDDKKGQSNIASHSGTSTSSGAAPSAASTKHLPALPPWSWTDTKNKVYGVNIGGLFVLERWMYEDWMVQQGGPDTWDEWTFSQNLGDKFDSAFKEHMNSWFTEDHLNQLQKAGINMLRVPIGYWPFLSTQETGEPYRNATQLDRLSDILGWAHQRNMYVLLDLHGLPGSQNGDQSSGHNMSLTGTTTPPWYDKKNIDFSKRAITTALDWVSNHPSRSVVSGFTTVNEPQTYGKRDLLSTVKDFYRWSIKTCSKYKMPVVLHHGFVDEPYDYWESFMSDQDPDMVVFDDHPYPAWFVQPYPTDKATTDKNICALGKNAENYPVPVLAGEWSGVTIVNETSFVTDYLKTQATTYGWSAGSMFFNFRTQATDHPVIAEAPQIMGKWSMLDMLAPNNKFGQFPVRDTSKPVASFTNGLSNACGSDPQNTWE; encoded by the coding sequence ATGGCGGAAGAAGACTTTGTATCGGCTGTTGGCCATCGCGCCAGTCTGTCTAGCTCTGTCGACGTGCCGTTTTACCAAGCAGAAGAGGTGCTCTCTTCCCAAACACACGCCGCAGATGCACCATTATCCGATGCACAAAAAGCACGCTTGCCGCTGAACCGAATGCCGTATTTGAACCAAGGTACGACCCAAAACACGAGGGCTTCCAAGCTGGGTGACGCGGCCGGCTCTGCACCCAGGCTCGGTACTCCGGATTTCTCGACGTTGGAGAGTCACGGATTCACAGAAGAGATGAACAAGCATTTCAGTGTAGCTAGTGGCGACACAAGCACCCATTTCGCGATGCCCAGGGACGAGTACGCCACGATCAAACCTCTCTCGGGCATGTCCAACAGTGCGTCTTCTTCCAATGTTGCAGATACAGCGCCGGTTGCCGATGCCGCAGATGTGCCTGCAGCGGAGAGAAATGATCCGTTTGTGGAAGTGCCGGTTGGGTACAATTATGCGTACCTGGACGCCGAGAAACCTACGagtgctgcgccggcgaAGAGACGCCAAAAAATAGCAAAGAGTGCAGGTGTCGGTGCAGGTGCTGCAGGTGCTGCAGGTGCTGCAGGGACGTTTGGTGCAGGCGCCGATGCGGTCAATACTGCCAACTACACGGGCCCCAACATTGATTCGGAGAAAGGAGAGCCGCTGCAACAGCCTGGAGGTGTCTTTTCCGGCTGGCGCAAATGGGCACTGCTCCTACTCGCCATCATtgtcgtgctcggcattgcgctcgGTGTCGGTCTTGGTGTTGGCCTTACGAAGAATGACGACGACAAGAAAGGACAATCCAACATTGCCAGTCACAGCGGCACATCgaccagcagcggcgcagcaccgagcgctgcaagcacgaAGCACCTTCCTGCGCTGCCCCCATGGAGTTGGACAGACACCAAGAACAAGGTGTACGGCGTCAACATTGGCGGTCTCTTTGTGCTGGAGCGCTGGATGTACGAAGACTGGATGGTCCAGCAAGGCGGTCCCGACACGTGGGACGAATGGACGTTTTCCCAGAATCTGGGCGACAAGTTTGACAGCGCTTTTAAGGAGCACATGAACTCTTGGTTCACCGAGGACCACTTGAACCAGCTGCAAAAAGCCGGCATCAACATGCTGCGCGTCCCCATCGGCTACTGGCCTTTCTTGTCTACACAAGAGACTGGCGAGCCATACCGCAACGCAACGCAACTGGACCGCCTTTCTGACATTCTTGGCTGGGCGCACCAACGCAATATGTATGTCTTGCTTGATTTACACGGCCTGCCTGGCAGTCAGAACGGCGATCAATCAAGCGGCCACAACATGTCCTTGACTGGCACGACAACACCTCCGTGGTACGACAAAAAGAACATTGACTTTTCCAAGCGTGCCATCACGACGGCGCTCGACTGGGTGAGCAACCATCCGTCGCGGTCCGTTGTGAGTGGTTTTACCACGGTGAATGAGCCGCAGACTTATGGCAAACGCGATCTCTTGAGCACGGTCAAAGACTTTTACAGATGGAGCATCAAGACGTGCAGCAAATACAAGATGCCCGTCGTGCTCCACCACGGATTTGTGGACGAGCCATACGACTACTGGGAGAGCTTTATGAGCGATCAGGATCCCGATATGGTTGTTTTTGACGACCATCCGTACCCTGCGTGGTTCGTTCAGCCATACCCTACCGACAAGGCTACGACAGACAAGAacatttgcgcgctgggcaAGAATGCCGAGAACTATCCTGTGCCTGTCCTTGCCGGCGAATGGTCGGGCGTTACGATTGTGAACGAAACAAGCTTTGTTACAGATTACCTCAAGACACAAGCCACTACCTACGGCTGGTCCGCTGGGTCAATGTTTTTCAATTTTCGTACACAAGCTACCGATCATCCGGTGAttgccgaagcgccgcagatTATGGGCAAGTGGTCTATGCTGGATATGCTTGCTCCAAACAACAAATTTGGCCAGTTTCCTGTCCGGGATACGTCCAAACCTGTCGCCAGCTTCACCAACGGACTCTCTAATGCTTGTGGATCTGATCCGCAAAATACGTGGGAGTAA